One Ricinus communis isolate WT05 ecotype wild-type chromosome 7, ASM1957865v1, whole genome shotgun sequence genomic region harbors:
- the LOC125370619 gene encoding uncharacterized protein LOC125370619 translates to MADSDNPTNRTSNGDPFLLQGSDHPGMVLVTAPLTRINFLTWSRSMKIALGAKMKLGFVNGKIPIPDEESLEFETWTRVNYVVTSWILNSISKEIVDGFLYTTTAKELWDEIAERYGESNGPLLYQLQREISSVSQGNESVSTYYTRLKLLWDEFACLLPLPACSCGASKVVSDLHSMNRLMQFLMGLNDCYNNTKNQILVMEPFPSVNRAYSMMLSVEKQKEVHINFNEHIEGTGLMVKTQGSFQEKPFFSKVLNKKDKEKQQCEHCKQKGHLKESCFKLHGYPDWFKELKDQQKKGTLKATANMVDSPLDYDSEGKEEGKKNRQDDIASLVQQEIQRR, encoded by the coding sequence ATGGCTGATAGTGATAACCCAACTAATAGAACCAGTAATGGAGATCCTTTTCTCCTTCAAGGTTCTGATCATCCTGGTATGGTTCTGGTAACAGCACCATTAACaagaattaattttcttacatGGAGCAGATCGATGAAGATTGCTTTGGGAGCAAAAATGAAGCTCGGATTTGTTAATGGGAAGATTCCTATCCCTGATGAAGAAAGTCTTGAATTTGAAACTTGGACCAGAGTTAACTACGTGGTAACCTCCTGGATCTTAAACTCCATTTCTAAAGAGATagttgatggttttctctatACAACTACTGCAAAGGAGCTATGGGATGAGATAGCAGAGCGCTATGGAGAAAGTAATGGGCCTCTCCTATATCAACTTCAAAGAGAAATTTCCTCAGTTTCACAAGGAAATGAATCAGTTTCTACTTACTACACCAGGCTTAAACTCCTATGGGATGAATTTGCCTGTTTATTGCCCTTGCCAGCTTGTTCTTGTGGTGCATCAAAGGTTGTATCTGATCTGCACTCCATGAATAGGCTGATGCAATTTCTGATGGGTTTAAATGATTGCTATAATAATACCAAGAATCAGATCTTGGTCATGGAACCTTTTCCCTCTGTTAATCGTGCATACTCTATGATGCTTAGTGTGGAAAAGCAGAAGGAGGTTCACATCAATTTCAATGAGCATATAGAAGGAACTGGTTTGATGGTTAAGACTCAAGGAAGTTTTCAGGAAAAACCTTTCTTTTCCAAGGTTCTTAACAAGaaggataaagaaaaacaacagtGTGAGCATTGCAAACAGAAGGGTCACTTAAAGGAATCTTGTTTCAAACTTCATGGCTATCCAGATTGGTTCAAAGAGCTAAAAGaccaacaaaagaaaggaacacTGAAGGCTACAGCTAACATGGTTGATAGTCCTTTAGACTATGATTCTGAAGGAAAGgaggaaggaaagaagaaCAGGCAAGATGACATTGCAAGTCTGGTTCAACAAGAAATTCAAAGGCGATGA
- the LOC8270692 gene encoding probable glucan 1,3-beta-glucosidase A, with product MNNLEVESETLITANYGGSSWEDNDPSVFTMNLNGGKNMAQLRGEYQITNGYGPEIAPRVMQTHWKEWITEEDFRFMRSKCINAVRIPVGWWIAYDPPPKPFIGGSLQALDNAFNWAGKYGMKVIVDLHAAKGSQNGNDHSAARDGFQEWGDSNIQETVDVIDFLAERYANDPSLAAIELMNEPLAPGIRLGTLMKYYQAGYDAVRKHTQSAYVILSNRLGPHKPAELLSFASQFSRVVIDVHYYNLFDDSLFRGKKAKWNINYIRNVRGNELQVLSTTNGVLNFVGEWTGEWEVEDASLQDYQNFINVQLEVYDRASWAYWAYKLENPDRNHWSFKWMIENGYMKVN from the exons atgaacAATTTAGAG GTGGAATCAGAGACGCTCATAACAGCAAATTACGGAGGCTCAAGTTGGGAAGACAATGATCCATCTGTCTTCACAATGAATCTCAATGGCGGTAAGAATATGGCACAACTACGAGGTGAATACCAAATAACTAATGGCTATGGTCCTGAAATAGCCCCTCGAGTCATGCAG ACTCACTGGAAAGAATGGATTACTGAGGAGGATTTCAGATTTATGCGGTCAAAATGTATAAATGCTGTGAGAATCCCAGTTGGATGGTGGATAGCTTATGATCCACCACCAAAGCCTTTTATTGGAGGTTCACTGCAAGCCTTAGACAATGCTTTCAATTGGGCAGG GAAGTACGGGATGAAGGTAATTGTGGATTTGCATGCAGCTAAAGGTTCACAAAACGGAAATGATCACAGCGCCGCAAGGGATGGCTTTCAGGAATGGGGAGATTCAAACATACAAGAGACAGTAGATGTCATAGACTTCCTAGCAGAAAG ATACGCGAATGATCCAAGTCTTGCAGCAATTGAGTTGATGAATGAGCCTTTGGCCCCTGGTATCCGTCTAGGAACACTTATGAAGTACTATCAAGCAGGTTATGATGCTGTAAGAAAGCACACCCAAAGTGCTTATGTGATCCTTTCAAACAGACTAGGACCTCATAAACCAGCTGAACTCCTCTCATTTGCAAGCCAGTTCAGTCGTGTAGTCATTGATGTGCATTACTACAATCTATTCGATGACAGTTTGTTTAGAGGAAAAAAGGCAAAATGGAACATTAATTACATTAGGAATGTTCGGGGCAATGAACTCCAAGTTCTAAGCACCACGAATGGCGTCCTCAATTTTGTTG ggGAATGGACAGGAGAATGGGAAGTAGAGGATGCATCACTGCAggattatcaaaattttattaatgtacaGCTAGAAGTGTATGATAGAGCTTCATGGGCATATTGGGCATACAAACTTGAAAACCCTGACAGAAATCACTGGAGCTTCAAGTGGATGATTGAGAACGGCTACATGAAAGTTAATTAG